Proteins from a single region of Schistocerca gregaria isolate iqSchGreg1 chromosome 3, iqSchGreg1.2, whole genome shotgun sequence:
- the LOC126355699 gene encoding cuticle protein 18.7-like, with protein sequence MWTYKWNVESVKDDADFCHDDEDDHNSDHGVLWCFLADRRRRGRAFGAPGALVRNGEPAGRPGPAVWPKSVAEASAAALAQGRLSRPPRLSVYIRGPLTTPVQFSSRTTSTTSSSSMKVLVVLSAVLAVALAKPGYLGAARAIAAAPAIAAAPALAYGAAPALAYSAAPAVVAAPIHAGYAAYGPANIVLGADGVPLDTPEVAASKAAHLNAVAETRARDAIVNSAAVVAAAPAIAAAAPAVIDARTVAAHAIAAPALRYAAAAPAVAYSAVHPGYAAYGPANIVIGPNGVPLDTPEVAAGKVADAVAHLEAKARNGLIL encoded by the exons GTGCTTCCTGGCTGACCGGAGGCGGCGCGGCCGAGCTTTCGGTGCCCCCGGCGCCCTTGTTCGTAATGGGGAGCCGGCGGGCCGACCCGGGCCGGCGGTGTGGCCGAAGTCCGTGGCCGAGGCGTCAGCGGCAGCCCTTGCCCAAGGACGCCTCTCACGGCCGCCGCGCCTCTCCGTATATATACGGGGCCCGCTCACCACGCCGGTACAGTTCAGCAGccgcaccacctccaccaccagcagcagcagcatgaaggTCCTG GTCGTCCTGAGCGCCGTCCTGGCCGTGGCCCTCGCTAAGCCCGGCTACCTGGGAGCAGCCCGcgccatcgccgccgcccccgctatcgccgccgcccccgcactgGCCTACGGTGCTGCTCCTGCACTGGCCTACAGCGCTGCCCCCGCCGTGGTCGCCGCCCCCATCCACGCCGGATACGCCGCCTACGGCCCTGCCAACATCGTGCTGGGAGCCGACGGCGTCCCCCTGGACACCCCTGAGGTGGCCGCCTCCAAGGCAGCCCACCTGAACGCCGTGGCTGAGACGCGCGCTCGTGATGCCATCGTGAACAGCGCCGCCGTCGttgccgccgcccccgccatcgccgccgccgcccccgctgtgATCGACGCCAGGACCGTCGCCGCCCACGCCATCGCCGCCCCGGCCCTCCGCTATGCTGCTGCCGCCCCCGCTGTGGCCTACTCCGCCGTCCACCCTGGGTACGCCGCATACGGACCTGCCAACATCGTGATCGGCCCTAACGGCGTGCCTCTGGACACCCCTGAGGTGGCTGCTGGCAAGGTGGCCGACGCCGTCGCCCACCTGGAGGCTAAGGCTCGCAACGGTCTGATCCTCTGA